GTCGCCGTGGCACGGGCCGCGGATGTCGGCGGTGCGCTCGCGGTCGCGCTGTCACAACGAGCGCTGTCAGGGATTCTCTCCGGGCTGTCGACCAACGAGCAGGTCGAAGCCGACGTCGAGGAGGCGCTCCAGCTCGCGAAGGGGTGTGGGGATGCCTCGACCCACGCCCACGTCCTCCAGTTCGCTGGGGCAGCGCTCCTGCACAGCCGCTCGCTCGACGCTGGGTACCACCTGTTCGAGCAGGACGTGGAGGTGTGCGAGGGCAACGGCCTCACCTTCCATCTGCCGGCCGCCCACGGGGGCGCTCAGGCGTGGTTGGCGTGGTCCGGGCGGCTCGACCAGGCACGCCGGCATGCCCGACGCACCGTCGAGCTCAGCCGGCAGCTGGGCCGCCCCGGGTGGGAGGCGGCCGGGCTCACCGGGCTTGCCGCCGCCGCCGTCATCCAGAGTGATCACCTCGGGGCTCACGAATGGCTGTCCGAGGCACAGGCAGCGCTGGGGCCACGAGCGCTCGAGGGGACCCATTACGGGATGTGGTGGCGTCACTGGCTGAGCCTGTCGGCCTACGCATCCGGCGACCTGGAGGCTGCCCTGGCCACGGCCGAGGAGATCGTGCGCATCGGCCGTGGTGGCGGCAGTCGGCTGGACGAGGCGATCGGCGAATGGCTGTTGGGCATGGTCGCACGAAGCCAGAAGCGCCACGACGATGCGCGAGCACACCTGGCGGCCAGCCGCGCCCTGTCGACGAACCCACGGCTCCCCCATACGCTGGGCCGGTCATTGCTCGGCCTCGCGGAGCTGGCCAGGGGGAACGAGGACCTCGAAGAGGCGTGGGAGCTGGCTCATGACAGCCTCGAGGTCCTGGACGACTACGGCGACCGGCTCGGGGCCGCCGAGGCGCTGGAGACGATCGCCGACCTGGCCGTGGCCCTCGGCGAGTCGGAGCGGTCGCTTCGATTGCTCGCCGCGTCGCAACGGTTCCACACCGACACCGGCATCGCCCGCTTCATCCTTGGGGCCGACCGCTTCGATCGTGCCCGCCGCGCCGCACACGCCGCGCTGGACCCCACCGAGGCGATGGCGTGCTGGGACGCGGGCTGCGAGCTGTCGCTGGCCGACGCGGTCGCCTATGCCCGCCGCGGGCGCGGCGCGCGTCAACGCCCGCAGATCGGCTGGGCGTCACTGACCCCCGTCGAGCGCGACGTCGTGCGGCTGGTCGCCGAAGGCCACACCAATGCCGAGATCGGTGAACGCCTCTTCATGTCCGTCAACACGGTCAAGAAGCACCTGTCCCACGTGTACGCCAAGGTGGAGGTCGACGGGCGGGCGGAGCTCGCCGCACAGGTCGCCCGCCGTGGCCTGTAGTACACGCCTGGCCGCCGAAACGTACCCGGTCGGGTGACCTTCTCGGACATCGCCTTCGTCATCGTTGCAGGCATGACCACGCGACGCAGGGAGACCCCGATGATCAAGCAACGCGCCCACTACGTGACCACGTCCGACGGCGTCACCCTCGGCGGGACTGTGCACGGCGTCGGTCCCCCGCTCGTGTTCCTGCAAGGGGTCATCGGCGATGGCGACATCGACTGGGGCTCGACGACGGGACACCTCACCGACAGGTTCACCTGCCACCTGCCGAGCCTGAGGGGCCGCGGTCTCAGCGACGAGCACACCGACCTCAGCACGTCTCGCCTCGTCGAGGACTGCCTCACCTACGTCGAGAGCCTCGGGCAGATGGCCGGACTGGTCGGCTGGTCCGGCGGCGGTACGTGGGCGCTCGCGGTGGCGGCGCAGTCCGACGCGGTCGCCGCGGTGGCCCCGTTCGAGCCCGGGTTGCTGAGCCTGGCGGACGAGCGGGTCCAAGCGGTGATCGGCTACGCCGTCGCTCGTACGGGCGAGCTGGCCGCCGAAGGGAACCTGTCCGCCGCCGCTCGCGCCTTCGCTGGCTTTCCCTTCCACGACGAGGAGATCGCCTTGGCGGAGGAGGCCGGCTACTTCGAGGCCGCAGGGCGCTACGTCCCGAACCTGCTGAGTCTGCTCGAGCAGGCCATGACGCACGAACGTCCCCTCACTGATGACCCGGCAGTGCTCGGCGCGATCAAGGCTCCGGTGGCGGTCCTGTTGGGCTCGGAGACCAAGCCGTTCTTCACGATCAGTGCGCGGTATGTCGTCGACCACGTCGCAAATGCGCGGGTGCACGAGGTCCCCGGCGTCGGGCACGCCGCCCCCCTGACCCATCCCGAGGCGCTCGCTAGGGCCCTCACCGAGTTCTTCGCTGCGTCGCCTGAAGTCCAGCTGCAGCTCTGATCCGTCTCCGGCGTCGGACCACCGATGGGATGGCGTGCGCCCGTCCGCATCCTGCCCGGAACTGGGTAGACAGGGACCGCGGGCGCCGCGTCGGCGCCTCGGGAGGTGTCGATGCGACTGACGTTCGGTGCGTTCGTCCCGCAGGGCTGGAAGATGGAGCTGGCGTCGCTGGAGGGGGCGGAGGCCAAGTGGGCCAAGGCGGTGGAGACGGCGCAGCTGGCCGAGGCGCTGGGCTACGACTCCGTGTGGGTCTACGACCACTTCCACAACGTGCCGAAGCCGGCGCACGAGGCCGTGTTCGAGTGCTGGACGACGATGGCGGCCATCAGCCAGCGGACGTCCCGGGTGCGCCTCGGCCAGATGGTCGGGTGCAACGGGTACCGCAACCCGGCCCTGCTGGCCAAGATGACGGCCACGGTCGACGTCATCAGCGGGGGGCGCCTCGACTGGGGCATCGGCGCCGGCTGGTACCGGAACGAGTTCGCCGGGTACGGCTACGAGTTCCCCGAGCCGAGGGTCCGCATCGGGATGCTGCGGGAGGCGGTCGAGGTCGTGCGGGCGATGTGGACGCAGCCCGACACCACGTACGAGGGCCGCTACTACCGGCTGGAGGGCGCCCAGTGCGACCCGAAGCCGCTCCAGCGGCCGCACCCGCCCGTCTGGATCGGCGGGAGCGGCGAGCAGCTCACGCTGCGGGTGGTCGCCCGCCTCGCCGACTACTCGAACTTCGGGGGCAACCCCGACGAGTGGGCCCACAAGGCGGAGGTGCTGAAGGGTCACTGCAAGGAGGTGGGCCGCGACTACGACGAGATCGTGAAGACGTGGACGCCCGAGGTGTTCATCCGGGAGGACGAGGCCGAGCTGGTGGCCGAGGCCAGGCCGTCGTGGGGGCAGCCGCTCGAGCGCTGGCGGTACGGGAACCTGGTGGGGACGCCCGAGCAGGTCGCCGAGAAGATCGCCGCCTACGTCGACCTGGGCTGCACGGGCTTCGTGCCGTGGTGCGCCGACTATCCGTCCGACCGGACGCTGCGCCTGCTGGCCGAGAAGGTCATGCCGGAGTTCCGCTGAGGGACCGTCGCAGAACAACTTGGACGGCCGAAGGCCGACGAGGG
The DNA window shown above is from Acidimicrobiales bacterium and carries:
- a CDS encoding alpha/beta hydrolase, which gives rise to MTFSDIAFVIVAGMTTRRRETPMIKQRAHYVTTSDGVTLGGTVHGVGPPLVFLQGVIGDGDIDWGSTTGHLTDRFTCHLPSLRGRGLSDEHTDLSTSRLVEDCLTYVESLGQMAGLVGWSGGGTWALAVAAQSDAVAAVAPFEPGLLSLADERVQAVIGYAVARTGELAAEGNLSAAARAFAGFPFHDEEIALAEEAGYFEAAGRYVPNLLSLLEQAMTHERPLTDDPAVLGAIKAPVAVLLGSETKPFFTISARYVVDHVANARVHEVPGVGHAAPLTHPEALARALTEFFAASPEVQLQL
- a CDS encoding LLM class F420-dependent oxidoreductase; the encoded protein is MRLTFGAFVPQGWKMELASLEGAEAKWAKAVETAQLAEALGYDSVWVYDHFHNVPKPAHEAVFECWTTMAAISQRTSRVRLGQMVGCNGYRNPALLAKMTATVDVISGGRLDWGIGAGWYRNEFAGYGYEFPEPRVRIGMLREAVEVVRAMWTQPDTTYEGRYYRLEGAQCDPKPLQRPHPPVWIGGSGEQLTLRVVARLADYSNFGGNPDEWAHKAEVLKGHCKEVGRDYDEIVKTWTPEVFIREDEAELVAEARPSWGQPLERWRYGNLVGTPEQVAEKIAAYVDLGCTGFVPWCADYPSDRTLRLLAEKVMPEFR